The following are encoded together in the Panicum virgatum strain AP13 chromosome 6K, P.virgatum_v5, whole genome shotgun sequence genome:
- the LOC120711669 gene encoding pentatricopeptide repeat-containing protein At3g59040-like has protein sequence MEAAAIGSQSPLSFPSSLCKAKVSSGLPICNVKISSNRRLEVVCHGMLATRKFMQRKRKEEVFKDAADEAEQKNWRRMMREIEERGSAVSILKTQRSGKEPLPRDVILGTLMRFKQLKKWNIVSEILEWLRTQHWWDFTEMDFLMLVTAYGKLGDFSRAERVLKYMNKKGYQPSVISQTGLMEAYGRGKQYRKAEAVFRRMQASGPEPSPVTYQIILKSLVEGDKYKEAEAIFEDLLNEKRASFKPDQKMFHMMIYMYKKSGDYAQARKLFAQMSDRGIPLSTVTFNSLMSFETDYKEVSSIYDQMQRAGLKPDVVSYSLLIKAYGKARREEEALAVFEEMLDAGVRPTRKSYNILLDAFAISGLVDEANTVFKAMRRHRVEPDLCSYTTMVLAYVNASDMNGAEKFFRRIKEDGLKPNVVVYGTLMKGYSKLNNVEKVMRVYERMRIQGVEPNQTIYTTIMDVHGRNSDFGNAVIWFKEMEARGYPPDQKAKNILLSLAKTPEEQQEANELVGNGAVQLEVKPYNEEVDDADEHEITQTDSGNHRSLDDMPAKNHVNGRIRTGNYAFDEDEDDDDDYEEEDGEEFNFVSFKDKRELNFAS, from the exons atggaggcggcggcgattgGGTCCCAGTCCCCGCTCTCCTTCCCCTCCAGCCTCTG CAAAGCAAAAGTGTCCTCCGGTTTACCAATATGCAATGTGAAGATCAGCAGCAATCGCAGGCTTGAGGTGGTTTGCCATGGGATGTTGGCAACCAGAAAGTTTATGCAACGGAAAAGGAAAGAGGAAGTCTTCAAGGATGCTGCTGATGAGGCTGAGCAGAAGAATTGGAGGAGAATGATGAGGGAGATAGAGGAGAGAGGGTCGGCTGTATCCATTCTGAAGACTCAGCGAAGCGGGAAAGAGCCACTTCCAAGGGATGTTATTCTTGGAACACTCATGCGGTTCAAGCAACTGAAAAAATGGAATATTGTCAGCGAG ATTCTCGAATGGCTCAGGACACAGCATTGGTGGGACTTCACTGAGATGGACTTCCTGATGCTTGTGACAGCTTATGGAAAGTTGGGAGATTTTAGCAGGGCAGAAAGAGTCCTAAAATACATGAACAAGAAAGGTTACCAGCCCAGTGTGATATCTCAGACTGGTCTAATGGAGGCGTATGGAAGAGGCAAGCAGTACCGTAAGGCGGAAGCAGTATTCCGTAGGATGCAGGCATCAGGCCCTGAACCATCACCTGTTACATATCAAATCATTTTGAAATCTTTAGTGGAG GGTGACAAATATAAGGAAGCTGAAGCTATATTTGAGGaccttcttaatgaaaaaagaGCTTCATTTAAGCCAGACCAGAAGATGTTTCATATGATGATTTACATGTACAAGAAATCTGGTGACTATGCCCAGGCTCGTAAGCTATTTGCACAGATGTCCGACAGAGGAATTCCACTATCTACAGTTACTTTTAACAGTTTGATGTCATTTGAAACAGACTACAAGGAAGTTTCAAGTATTTATGATCAG ATGCAAAGAGCAGGGCTGAAACCAGATGTTGTGAGCTATTCCCTGCTCATCAAAGCTTATGGGAAAGCCAGGAGGGAAGAAGAAGCATTGGCAGTTTTTGAAGAGATGCTTGATGCTGGAGTCAG GCCGACACGCAAATCATATAACATCTTGCTTGATGCATTTGCAATATCTGGATTGGTAGATGAGGCTAATACAGTTTTCAAGGCAATGAGAAGACACAG GGTTGAGCCTGATCTTTGCTCTTATACAACTATGGTATTAGCTTATGTAAATGCTTCTGACATGAATGGAGCTGAGAAATTTTTCCGTAGGATTAAAGAGGATGGTTTGAAGCCCAATGTTGTGGTTTATGGAACTCTGATGAAAGGCTATTCAAAGTTAAATAATGTTGAGAAAGTTATGCGGGTGTATGAGAGAATGAGGATCCAGGGTGTTGAACCCAACCAGACCATCTATACTACTATCATGGATGTACATGGCAGGAACTCAGATTTTGGAAATGCCGTGATTTGGTTCAAAGAAATGGAAGCTCGTGGATACCCACCAGACCAGAAAGCAAAAAACATTCTACTTTCACTTGCCAAAacacccgaagaacagcaagaagCGAATGAATTGGTAGGGAATGGTGCAGTCCAGCTGGAAGTGAAACCCTATAATGAAGAGGTCGATGATGCTGATGAGCATGAAATTACACAAACTGATTCTGGAAATCACCGTTCGTTAGATGACATGCCTGCAAAAAACCATGTAAATGGTAGGATCAGGACTGGTAATTATGCTTttgatgaggatgaggatgacgacgatgattatgaggaagaggatggtgaagaattcaattttgtttctttcaaagaTAAGAGAGAACTAAATTTTGCTAGTTGA